ACTCGTGCACACGATCCACCGTGTCCAGAGCCAGGAGGCCGTCAACGACCTCGGTGAGATCAAGGTTCCGCGAGATGCGCGCGTACTGAAACTGCATACGATCAAACCGAACGGCCGCCGCATCGAGCCCGACTCCATCGCAGGCAAAGACACGATCTCGTTGCCCAAGCTGAAGCCCGGCGATTATGTCGAGTTCGAGTACGTACGCTCCGTGGAGCCTCCCGGTGGCTTCCCAGGAGGCTACCTTGGGCCGCGCTTCTTTTTCCAGAGCTTCGAAGTGCCGTTCGATCACAGCGAGCTGGTGCTCGTGCTGCCCGAAGAGATGGAGTTCGTGCTCGACCCTCGCGGGCAAGCGCCCGCCCTCGAGCAGCGCGTCGCGGGCGGGCTCAGGGAGCTGCGCTTCAAGGTCACCCGGAGCAACCCCCTGGTGGCGGAGGCCATGTCGGTCTCGGCAAGCGAGTTCCTGCCTTCGGTGCGCATCGGCGCGCGAGCCTCGTGGCACAGCTTCGTTCTCAGCATGCGCGATGCCCTGATCGACAAGAACGTTCAGGACCCGTGGGCGCGCGAGATCGTGCGCGGGATCGTCGGCGACGCAAGCCCGAGTCAGCTCGAGCTGCGAGCCAGACGCCTGTACGACTGGGTCCTCACCCATATCGAGAACACGGACGACGCTTTCGAGCAGGCGGCCCCCATGCTGCGCAATCGCGCCGGCAATCGTGCACGTGTTCTGCACTACATGCTCGAGCTCGCCGGCGTGCCGTCCACGCTGGCACTCGCTCGGGCTCTGTCGGACGATGCCACCGTGTCCCCGGTAGCCGACGGTCGGACGTACCGCTACCTGCTGGTGCGCCTGGACCTGCAGCCGGAGCCTCGCTGGCTTTCGACGGTGGAGCGCTGGGCACCTTTTGGCCACGTCCCCGAGCTGCTTCGCGGCCAGCCCGCGCTGCTGCTTGGAAAACCCGGCGGCGTTGCCACGGTGGCCCGAGGTCGACCCGGTCAAGATCGGCACAGCTTGCTGTTGGAGGTGCACTTGGACCGCGAGGGGTCGGCCCGCGTCGACGCCGTGGAACACTTGCGCGGAGGACGCGCCGCAGCCTGGCGAGAGAAGCTGGAACAGATCCCTGGCGCGGAGCTCGAGCGCCGCTTCGAGGAAAGCTACCTCGCGGACCTGTTTCCCGGAGCGGCGTTGGCCCGGCTGGCCGTCACCGGCCGCCAGTCGCGCGACGAGCCCCTCAGGCTCGCGTACAGTTTCCGTGTACCTGTCTTGGGAAGAGCCACTGCCAAGGGTTGGGCCCTGCGCCCCTTGCTGCCGTCCAACCTGGCTGCCAGCTACGCCCGTCTAGCCACCCGCACGACTGCGCAGGTCGTCGCTCGCTCCCGGGATCTCGAGCTTACCGTACGGCTGCACTTGCCCCAAGCCACGCCGTGGCCCAAACCCCCTCCCGACGTGCAATGGCATGCGCAGGGGTCCTTGTTTCGGACGACATCAGCGCAGACCGCCGATGCGCTGGAGCTGCATCGCACCGTACGCGTGCCGTCGATGCGCGTGTCGCCCGAGGCGTACCCGGCCTTCGCCCGCTTCTGTCGCCGGGTCGATGCGGAGGAAGGGCGAGAGCTGATTGTGCCTTTCCTACACAAAAGCAACGCAGTCGCCGCCCGCTAGGGGCGTGCATCGGGCGCCTACTGGTACGTAAACCGCAGCTCGTAGTCGCACAGGCGGTACAGGTCGCCCTCTTCGATCTGCCTCATGTTGACGCGCTGGCCATCGAACTCCACGCCGTTGGTACTTCCCAGGTCCTTCATGAAATAGGCACCATTCTCGTACACAACGGCAGCATGACGACGCGAGATATTGCCGTCCTTGATCGGCAGGTCCGCGCTCTTGGCACCTCGGCCAATGACGAATTCGTCCTTGCTGACAGGCATCTTCTGCCCGTTATAGATGACGAAGAGTGCTCGCTTGGTGGGCGGGTGACCCGAGTAGGGCGGGGCGCGCGATGGACGGGGCAACGGTGGCGGCAGGCTCTGTTGCGGAGCGGGCGCACCGG
Above is a window of Pseudomonadota bacterium DNA encoding:
- a CDS encoding DUF3857 domain-containing protein — its product is MSSKLKECDARSSAVHAALMRQRRWDEARTELARLDALMPKPNAYASFLEHLELARKQGNRDDATRLLKTLHKRYPRSTLAVQERVDALLARGQPDAALSFLTHAIDREPAAMGSLHHLRRLLGGDAVLERYRADSNRVLRDFESSGRGYDAPQVLLFDYMMTRVFSDGSSLELVHTIHRVQSQEAVNDLGEIKVPRDARVLKLHTIKPNGRRIEPDSIAGKDTISLPKLKPGDYVEFEYVRSVEPPGGFPGGYLGPRFFFQSFEVPFDHSELVLVLPEEMEFVLDPRGQAPALEQRVAGGLRELRFKVTRSNPLVAEAMSVSASEFLPSVRIGARASWHSFVLSMRDALIDKNVQDPWAREIVRGIVGDASPSQLELRARRLYDWVLTHIENTDDAFEQAAPMLRNRAGNRARVLHYMLELAGVPSTLALARALSDDATVSPVADGRTYRYLLVRLDLQPEPRWLSTVERWAPFGHVPELLRGQPALLLGKPGGVATVARGRPGQDRHSLLLEVHLDREGSARVDAVEHLRGGRAAAWREKLEQIPGAELERRFEESYLADLFPGAALARLAVTGRQSRDEPLRLAYSFRVPVLGRATAKGWALRPLLPSNLAASYARLATRTTAQVVARSRDLELTVRLHLPQATPWPKPPPDVQWHAQGSLFRTTSAQTADALELHRTVRVPSMRVSPEAYPAFARFCRRVDAEEGRELIVPFLHKSNAVAAR
- a CDS encoding FHA domain-containing protein, producing MIHDHNKKTLRNFQCRDYLWEIFEQMSAELECSTDYLINEAMRQYARSRSNPAGANAPVASVSRPQAPAMAPGVPVAAAAGGGGLAAGGGGLAAGAGAAQARSWGQQQPGYAPPAGAPAPQQSLPPPLPRPSRAPPYSGHPPTKRALFVIYNGQKMPVSKDEFVIGRGAKSADLPIKDGNISRRHAAVVYENGAYFMKDLGSTNGVEFDGQRVNMRQIEEGDLYRLCDYELRFTYQ